A region from the Aegilops tauschii subsp. strangulata cultivar AL8/78 chromosome 5, Aet v6.0, whole genome shotgun sequence genome encodes:
- the LOC109784265 gene encoding uncharacterized protein encodes MGAALSISAVDALARAIKNHAPQRWLTAPHHGTTDWSGLPEDLLLTVMAELDVPSIIRSGAVCTSWHHAYETFRRLRLPSPKQAPCMFYSCDEYGPNYGALYCPSTNATFRVPFQRPLEQSRGFISSCCGSSVYTIDLNGPLPMVTMIMRGVSAWGNPTKYLAFSPSGELQQIWMIWNCAHVPIKEMVDEDGVDFANEYDDDKFSELFEDDYRFTTVKLFIFKVDIGRQKLVELQDIGDHALFLGYNNVVYVPTKDFPAFKPNHAYLADDRFKCKPTLKEDLGIWNVKERNMQKLQDAWPSMYSWLDLPAPIWITPRFLVTILY; translated from the exons ATGGGAGCAGCCTTGTCCATCTCCGCCGTCGACGCACTAGCCAGAGCGATCAAGAACCACGCGCCTCAGAGGTGGTTAACTGCACCCCATCATGGCACCACCGATTGGTCTGGCCTGCCGGAGGACCTCCTCCTGACCGTCATGGCAGAGCTGGATGTCCCCAGCATTATCCGATCCGGCGCCGTCTGCACGTCCTGGCACCACGCCTATGAGACCTTCCGCCGCCTCCGCCTTCCCTCGCCAAAGCAGGCCCCTTGTATGTTCTACTCCTGCGACGAGTACGGGCCCAACTACGGCGCCCTGTATTGCCCCTCCACCAACGCCACGTTCCGTGTCCCCTTTCAAAGGCCCCTCGAACAGAGCCGGGGATTCATCTCCTCTT GTTGTGGTAGTTCTGTTTACACGATAGATCTCAATGGGCCTTTGCCGATGGTGACCATGATCATGCGTGGCGTGTCAGCCTGGGGCAACCCTACCAAGTATCTCGCATTCTCCCCATCAGGTGAACTCCAGCAAATCTGGATGATCTGGAATTGCGCACATGTTCCAATCAAAGAAATGGTCGATGAAGATGGAGTAGATTTCGCCAACGAATATGACGACGACAAGTTCAGTGAGCTGTTTGAAGATGATTATAGGTTCACTACGGTGAAGCTCTTCATTTTCAAGGTTGACATTGGCAGGCAGAAGCTGGTGGAGCTACAGGATATTGGAGACCACGCGCTATTCCTCGGGTACAATAATGTCGTGTATGTTCCCACTAAGGACTTTCCGGCGTTCAAACCAAACCACGCTTACCTCGCGGATGACCGTTTTAAATGTAAGCCAACATTAAAAGAGGACCTGGGTATTTGGAACGTCAAGGAGAGGAATATGCAGAAACTTCAGGATGCATGGCCAAGCATGTATTCTTGGCTAGATTTACCAGCTCCGATTTGGATCACGCCAAGGTTTTTAGTAACTATTTTATATTAA
- the LOC109784264 gene encoding uncharacterized protein: MSTTQTTPGDGTTEPSSGSARWSDLPDDLLGNVHVRIATLHDHVRLAAVCRSWRAATARLPAPPAVPLLLVSPCSNRSSGRKHLCGPDYAWVTRVPSKVDNKLFVGSHDGGWVTAFDNRELTLVNLFSSAEMPVRALRPGRLRQNPIAKIIFSDAPTSSNGCVLAAITDDRLNIALWQSWQRQCQWVDRDNLAQEDVRGHRLLRR, from the coding sequence ATGTCGACGACACAGACGACCCCCGGCGACGGCACCACCGAGCCTTCATCAGGTTCAGCGCGGTGGTCCGACCTCCCCGACGACCTCCTCGGCAATGTCCACGTCAGGATCGCCACCCTGCACGACCACGTGCGCCTCGCCGCCGTCTGCAGGTCGTGGCGCGCCGCCACGGCGCGGCTCCCGGCGCCGCCCGCCGTCCCGCTGCTGCTCGTCTCGCCGTGCAGCAACCGGTCCAGCGGGAGGAAGCACCTGTGCGGGCCCGACTACGCCTGGGTCACGCGCGTCCCGAGCAAGGTGGACAACAAGTTGTTCGTCGGCTCGCACGATGGCGGCTGGGTCACCGCCTTCGACAACCGCGAGCTCACGCTCGTGAACCTCTTCTCCAGCGCCGAGATGCCGGTGCGCGCACTGAGGCCAGGCCGTCTAAGGCAAAATCCCATCGCGAAAATCATCTTCTCCGACGCCCCTACCTCCTCCAACGGCTGCGTCCTCGCCGCCATCACCGACGATAGGCTCAACATTGCATTGTGGCAAAGTTGGCAAAGGCAGTGCCAGTGGGTGGACCGTGACAACTTGGCACAAGAAGATGTTCGCGGACATCGCCTTCTGCGACGGTGA